One window of Candidatus Babeliales bacterium genomic DNA carries:
- a CDS encoding ankyrin repeat domain-containing protein has protein sequence MKKIFLYSTLYFFLLAGSLLYSSAPAQSSAIVKQDAIQFKGLTPDQEERFLSALSGDDTTIISTFDSKVVEENEYAFTKAAVVVHNKSFFDYFLNRLSPTKLQAKDDEQYSLLHVAAEVGNAHAVKNLIEKGLSVTDKTLTTGKSPLHAAYQCSALCESFDPAVVQLLVDKNPSLVNERDGTGRTALHWAVLGDNPDMLKELLAQRANPDIKDDNDYIALDYAILTGNAVIAEILLRHFGDSYAHFDKETILKLMSRFAYDLDSNGTSQRNYHFSSERLNEFLFAAAAKGSSASIVALLIENGVNPNVQANCGCTPLKIAAQNGHAEVLRALLAAHADLNATDANGFTHLHVAAEKGNVEIVRALLTARANLNAADASGFTPLHMAAQNGHVETVRELVAAHADLNIQTNKGSTSLHTAVRENSFETAVRRNSFEIVRILLAAGANSEIRACDGRPLDIAMNNRYTDPDLITLLSKATSCTIQ, from the coding sequence ATGAAAAAAATATTTTTATATTCAACTTTATATTTTTTCCTGCTTGCAGGAAGCCTACTCTACTCATCTGCGCCTGCGCAGTCATCAGCAATTGTAAAGCAAGACGCTATACAATTTAAAGGCCTGACTCCTGATCAAGAAGAACGTTTTTTAAGTGCACTTTCTGGTGACGACACAACCATTATTTCGACATTTGATTCTAAGGTTGTAGAGGAAAATGAATATGCCTTTACAAAAGCTGCTGTAGTAGTTCACAATAAATCTTTTTTTGATTATTTTTTAAACAGGTTATCTCCAACAAAATTACAAGCTAAAGATGACGAGCAGTATTCATTGTTGCATGTAGCAGCAGAAGTTGGAAATGCTCATGCTGTAAAAAATTTAATAGAAAAAGGACTATCGGTAACTGATAAAACTCTAACCACGGGCAAAAGTCCACTTCATGCTGCTTATCAATGTAGTGCTCTTTGTGAGTCTTTTGATCCTGCAGTGGTGCAACTTTTAGTTGATAAAAATCCTAGTCTTGTAAATGAACGAGACGGCACTGGAAGAACAGCATTACACTGGGCTGTTTTGGGAGATAATCCTGATATGCTTAAAGAATTACTAGCGCAAAGAGCTAATCCAGATATCAAAGATGACAATGATTATATAGCCTTAGATTATGCAATTTTAACTGGAAATGCCGTCATAGCTGAAATTTTATTGAGACACTTTGGTGATTCGTATGCTCACTTTGACAAAGAGACCATTTTAAAATTAATGTCGAGATTCGCATACGATCTAGATTCAAACGGAACCTCACAAAGAAACTATCACTTTAGCTCTGAGCGTTTAAATGAATTTTTATTTGCTGCTGCAGCAAAAGGTAGCAGCGCTTCGATTGTTGCGTTACTTATTGAAAATGGTGTAAACCCAAATGTTCAAGCTAACTGTGGCTGTACTCCTTTAAAAATAGCTGCTCAGAATGGGCATGCCGAAGTACTCAGAGCATTACTTGCTGCTCATGCAGATTTAAATGCTACAGACGCAAACGGTTTTACTCATTTACATGTTGCTGCAGAGAAAGGAAATGTTGAAATAGTCAGAGCATTACTTACTGCTCGTGCAAATTTAAATGCTGCAGATGCAAGCGGCTTTACTCCTTTACATATGGCTGCCCAGAACGGACATGTTGAAACTGTCAGAGAATTAGTTGCTGCTCATGCAGATTTAAATATTCAAACTAACAAAGGTTCTACTTCTTTACATACGGCTGTTCGCGAAAATTCTTTTGAAACAGCTGTTCGCAGAAATTCTTTTGAGATAGTAAGGATATTGCTTGCTGCTGGTGCAAATTCAGAAATTAGAGCTTGTGACGGTAGACCATTAGATATAGCAATGAATAATAGATATACAGATCCTGATCTTATAACGTTACTTAGTAAAGCCACTAGTTGCACAATACAATAA